A genomic region of Alphaproteobacteria bacterium contains the following coding sequences:
- a CDS encoding 30S ribosomal protein S7: MSRRRAAEKRVVNPDPKYGDIVASKFINNMMVAGKKSIAETIFYGALEIISKKIGRDAIELFHEALENVKPTLEVRSRRVGGATYQVPVEVRSIRALALAIRWIIIAARKRSEKTMKDRLAGEILDAVNNRGSAVKKREDTHKMAEANRAFALYRW; the protein is encoded by the coding sequence ATGTCACGTCGTAGAGCTGCTGAAAAAAGAGTTGTTAACCCAGATCCCAAATATGGCGACATTGTCGCGTCTAAATTCATTAATAACATGATGGTTGCTGGTAAAAAATCCATTGCTGAAACCATATTTTATGGTGCTCTTGAGATCATTAGTAAGAAAATAGGTCGGGATGCGATCGAGTTGTTTCATGAAGCGCTTGAAAACGTTAAGCCCACTCTTGAGGTGCGTTCTCGTCGGGTTGGTGGAGCAACCTATCAAGTTCCTGTTGAAGTACGCTCCATTCGTGCACTTGCTCTAGCGATCCGTTGGATTATCATTGCGGCACGCAAAAGATCAGAGAAAACCATGAAAGATCGTTTGGCTGGTGAGATCTTGGATGCTGTGAACAACCGAGGTTCTGCTGTGAAAAAACGTGAAGATACTCATAAAATGGCTGAAGCAAACCGTGCCTTTGCTTTGTATCGCTGGTAG